AATTAGAGTCGCACCCCCAGCTCAGCAAAAAAGCCTGATGTCAAAGATTAAAGCGGTGTTGATTCCAAAGAAATCTACCAACAAAGGTTGGACGAGGCCTCTCGTATAGATGAAGAATTAAGGAGAAGCTCCTTCGGTGATGCAAACACGTTCATTGAAGGTTCCCGAAAAAGTAAGTACGATAAACCTCGCCACTGCTCGTACATTCCGTCACAGGCCTCTCAACAGTCGGttataaggtcccaaaaacccaaaGCGAGCCTAAGCCATTCAAAGAgttctaagaagaaagagacacTAGATGCTCACGGTTTTCCTTTAATCATTGGGGACGAGTGCGTGGGAATCATCAAACAGTTTAAGTATGTCATTCCGCCAGTGTTCCATCCGTACGTCTCATGATACGAGATGTGATGCCGgacggtcattgtgggtttcgGTCTGTGGCTGTGGGCTTAGGTATGGATCAGAGTTCAAGGGGGCTCATTCGAAGGGACCTTGTCCAAGAAATGGATCAGAACGAATCGATTTGGTTCCCAATATTTGAAGCATGGGATGAAGGTTATTTTTACACGCATCGTCAGGGCCTAATTTGGGATTCAGTGTCCGGTTGTGGGGAGGATCACTGGATGGACTTCCCCTTAGCAGGACTTCTTATTGCACAAACGTATGGTATCGGGGTGCACCTGTTAACGACAACCATGGGTGCGAGTTGCACTTTCTTCCCGATACTAAGTCCTCCGGCTAATCAACAACCATTATTCATAACGCATACACATGTTAACGAGAACCACTTCATACATGTTAAGCTGGAAGGGGATTATCCAATGCCACCAGCACACGGGCTATGGTTGACCCACCGAAGACCCCATACGGAACAATGGGAAGATATGTACTTGCCACGTCTAGAATGGTATACATCGATAATGAATCCTCTGCCAAGATCAAACCCCTGTCTTAATTACATCCATAGTGATACGGaggaatgatttttgtaattaatagtattttttgtaattaatagtattttttttgtaTTAATTCCTATAATTTTCTACAATatctataatttttttataatttatatcaTTTTTCTATAATTAGAATTGATTAAAACAGGTTaataacatttttataaaaatttatataatttttttatatttagaaTTGATTAAAACAGTTtatttgtatttttaaaaaaaaaaattactaatatacgcctcgtatagatcTAGACGTGTGGTATATCATTGGTCAAAAGACCATTCTGCCCCTGATATGCCCCCATTCTAGGCTTAAATCAGGGGCTAAAAggtcattttcacaaaaccagacgcctcgtatagaACGGGATAGGTCGCCTGTAACAGCGGGAttataaaaatttgtattttgaatttcaaaatttgaatttatCAAAAATGGACGCCTTGTATAGGCCTGGACGGGTCGTCTATATGGGCggcaacattttttttttaatttgaattttgaaaatcttttgTTTAATTACCAATATACCCCTATAAAGAACCCAGTATAGGCCTTAAACTTGGGCATAAAGGTAATTTGCCATTCTAGACGacgcgtataggtctatacgaccAATACATGGTGGGCGGCAACTGTTTcactttttcttttttaattattaaaaatatctttattaaattaccattttacccctatTGAGCCCTCAGTATAGGCCTTagtcaggggtaaaatggtaattaaccattcCAGAAATATCTTTCTGGgttggttaattaccattttagCCCTGAATAATGCCTATACTAGGGGCTCtacaggggcaaaatggtcatttaccAAAAAGGCTAGACATGTCGTCtagctctatacgaggcgtctttgCCTCGTATAAGGGGGGAAGACCTAGACGACCCACATTATCACCCaaaacataaaacacacacatatatggtGCACAGAGGTTTATACGCCCCAGATACGTATTTGGACAGTATTTTCGAAGATTTGGAGCATCCCTGGTACGTATTTCTATCTGTAGTTTAGTACTTTAGCCTCGTTTTTGCCTTTAGAACGTAGGTTTGCCCGTAGTTTAGGTTTTTGTTGGGTTTGAGGTTTTTGggatgaggttgaagatgaagatggtaGAACAGGACGCCCCGTATACGAGGCAGATACGAGGCactatgattttttttaattaatgttattattagttattattattgtttattattattattattattattgttattattattgttattattattattatttattattattattattattattatgattattatttattatttttgttgttgttattattattattatttattgttattattattatttaatattatttattattattattattattaatattattatttatttattatttattatttattattattattattaatattaatattattattattatatactatAATTTTGCAACAAGATTGTGTAAAGTGGGTTGTAACTTTGGCTTTAGTTGTTTTATATGCATGTGTTTGTTGTACTTTGTGGTCATtataaattattatatattatatatacatataatttgcaacatatttgTGCATTTTGATTTGTGATATAATGTTTAACGGGTTGTATCCACTAAAGACAAATTTGTATTTCATTTAAATACTATAaataattttgcgagttaacacggcgcaatgtgcgtgtgtggttaaacgtttttacgtcgtctatttttttccgtttgacaggttcatcataaCCCTCgggtcctagatcaacttagttatttgttatatgttttacgtttcggtttaatttcttcctATTAACACGCTGCAACTATTGTTGGTCGCTGGTAGTAGTTTGGCATTGGTGTTAGCCCTCGCCGCAATGCATGGGTACTTAATACTagttattattgtttttatacgTATATGGTATTTATTTGCAGATTGATTATGGAGGCCGATCTGATTCAGGGCGATGACATTCAGGTAGAGCTTGATTGGGCACCGCCTGGGGGTCAGCCGGTTCAGCGGGGTCCACGACATAGACGGCTACCGCCTCTGGATATGCTGCAGGGTCACCCGTATCTAGAGTTTCCCGACGGTACCGATGCTGCCCGTCATTGCCAGAAGCTTAGGAGGATGCACATTGGATCGCATGCAGCGATCGACTGGGATGCGATTGATGACATTAGTGAGACGGCTAGAGTGCGTCGGTTTATACCTGTCGATTCGCCGTGACATCGTCTTTTTGAGTTGGCGCACACGCCGAGCTACAGGGAGCTGCTGGTCGAGTTCCTTTTGTCATTCACATTTCACCCTCCTGGGTCCCAGTGCCGCTTCCGCACCCAGATGCTCCCCCTCCGCCTGAGGTTTCTTTCAGGCTCGCTGGCGTTTTGCGTTCAATGACGCTAGCACAGTTTGCAGTGCATTGTGGTTTATATAGGCAGGAGGAGATCGAGACTGACGTTTTCACAGTTGGGCTAGTGGTGGTTGAGAGACCCATTCTTTTATGGTTTTGGCAGGTGATTGCGGGGGCAGATCATTGGGAGCACGAAAAGTCGAAGGGGAGGGTGTCCTTTATTAATGACCCACTGTAAGGTACGTACATTTATTACAGCAATTATTGTGATTATGTGTATTGTTTATTAATCTCTGTTTTTGTATTTCGCTAAAACTATCTGTAGGTATATGCACCATATGCTCGTTACTTCTATTGCAGCGCGAGGCTACAGCCGTGAGTGGTATACGTCCACAGATCTGTTTTTCTTTTACTGTTTGTTGTACAGGAGGCCGTGCGCACTAGCACACGGTCTAGCCCAGTACTACGCCTCCGCACATCACCGACAGGAGCGCGGATTTTTGTATGGCGATGCGTACGTAATCGTCATTGCCCGTTCTTTGGGCATCGTACCGGAGCAGGACCCACATCTACGGACGCCGCCAGTCATGCCGACGTGGATGGGTTTTCCATCGCTGTGGGGGATGATGCTGATCAAGAGGTTCCCCGTTGGCCCGCAGCTTAAAAACCGCAACGGGGGCATATGGACAGAGGAGCCCCTACCAGAGCAGTTTGAGCCAGTCTATCCTCCGGCAGATCCTGCTGATTTTTAAAAACATTATAACATTTAATcgatataatatatttaaagagccgatttttaaaatagttgattttttatagtgtaaaaaaaacaaaactttttttaaatCCAAAAAAATTTTCGCTAAAAAAAACACATCtaaaaaactattaaaaaaaaacataccaaaacccaccaaaacaccccttatttcaaaaaaaaaaaaaaaaaaaaaaaaaaacacaagccCTAGACACCTCGTACAGGGCTGTACTCTGCGTCTAGGGTTTCTTAAACTTTGTGTCTGACACCCCCTAAAGACCCCTTGAATTCAGTGTCTAGACGTCTCGTATAGCCCTCTACGAGGCGTCTAGGGCACAAAAAGTGTGAAAATAGACACAGAGGGTGTCCGGATAGTCCAAGTCTTTGTATATCATCACAATCCTTTGTGTATCCCCAATTTACTattctagtttaaaaaaaaaaaaacaaattgaaaAAAATCATAACTACCTACATCATTCATATTTGCATTTATGGGATACCGCTATCCATTGACAAGGACTTGGGTGTAAATTTCGGGTTTTTAGGGGTTACTAATTGTAATACACAAGTCATGTTTCAGTATATAAAAGACGTGACGTGCTCCTACTAAAAATAAAACAAGCAGCGCTGTTCTTTCGTTCCAGCAGAATCCCTAATTCCTGCACCCAGATTGCATttcaaatttcattaaaatcagGTAAGTGCAGTGTGAGAAAATCCAGGGCCTATAATCTCAGAAAGAAACATGCTCATCTGCAACCGGCCAATTGACAactttttttctaatttttatctTGAAAGGTTCTAGAGAAACCCTAGTTTTTAGCTACGGTGTTTTTTGAATTTTAGCAATTTTGTTTATACTAAATTATCACTTTTAATTATAATCAAATATTCTGTGTAAAATTTATCACCTTATGTAGGACATTTCGCACTTTCATCCTTTCCTTTAATCGGTGTAATTAGTTGATGATCTAATTCATCATTCTTATCACCTTTTTTATTGAAGCTAGCATGTTCAATCTTACTAGTGATGTCCTAATTTCATTAAGAATACCTGACTGGTTAATCTATAGTTCTTTATAAATGAACAAGCTTAACTGAATTAGTATATATCGATTCTTGATATCTTTTATTTGATAATCATTTATGTAATGTAAGCCGTACTGTTGGGAACAAAATGTGGATCTAAGTATTTGAGAGTTGGTTATCTATCTAATTCTTGAATGTGTTGTGTTTGTATTGTGTTACCCATTTTAGAATTTATATTTAACTGATCTGTATTGTTCTCAGCTTTATGGCATCTTTAAACactttggaaaccatgaactgcAATGGAAAAAAATCCCATAATCCCAATCACGAGTCAACAAACATAAATGAGGAGAAGCAGTCATATTCCGCAACGAAAGTTTCTCAATCTAATGTAAGTATAGGATGTAAACATATAGCTACCACCTaataacttttattattattattattttatttatttatgatgtTATTATCAATATAATTTTCTTCAGCCCTTTTTATTATGTGCATTATTTACGGTTCACATAGTACGTTTTCAAATCATTCGACACGCAGGGCGACGTAAATGAAACGGTTATAGCAAGTGATGACGAATACGCTATTGATGCTAACCCAATCTCATATAGCACACCATCAATGCAAAGGGTAAGCCTATGAACTGGTTGTCTTGGCTCGTTTTCTATGTGGCAATGATATCTTAAGGGATTAGACCCACTCACATTATTCATCTTGAAGTGATTTGAGAAACTGTAAGACTAATAGTAATTTTTCAAACTCAGGGTCGAAAAAGGAGAGCATTACAGAAATCTATCGTAATAGGTACTTCAAGCATCAAAATCAGCCTTCCTGAACCCGAGCGTACCGAAATTGAAGCCATGGATGCGGTAATTAATCTTGAACTTTTTAGTAACACTTGTTTGTGTAAATATAACCTCCCATTACCCAATTTAACCATTACATGAACCACGTCTAGTATGGACTTGCACTAAACCAATGGTTCAGGTTTACAACAGGTGCATAACTACTATTTGATGGAAAACATTGTTCCACATTCAGACTTTATTGTTTTGAACAAATCTAAAGCCTTATATATTGGAATTTTGCTACAATTTTAATATAACAGTACACAACTACACAACGAAACAAATTGGTCCAGATTTACAATAGTTTATTCTAACTTGGTATATTACTACGGTTGGTCTAGCCATTTCAAAGTCTAGATACACCCATGCGTACATTAAAACCTGGAGAGTCTTCCGTGCCTTGCTTAGGTAGCAGTAAACTGTTTAAAAGATTCTATCTATATAAATTtcttaattttattaaaaataggtAGTTGAATCGACTGTGCTCTTTTTTCTAGTTTCCATTTTGCTACAGCTTGATGTTTCCAAATTAGAAGTACATCGATTTTGCCACTTAAATTGAAAACAACCTTCCGTAATTACTTGAATGATATTCATCCAATGCTAGCTAGTGACTAAGATGTCAGTATTTTCAGCCTTGTTCTTAAGTAAAGGTATTACTCGAAGTGTTCTTAAGTATAAAAGTTATTCTGATTGCATCAAGTTTTTACTGCACCCGCCTCTTTCTCTCTGGTTCCTATGTTGTTATACTTTGTAAGTGCAGCAATGGTGTACAGAAGGAGGGGAATATCTCCCGATGTCCAAACTGCTTGACGGTTGGACCGAGGAGAAAAGGAGAAGAGTGGACACTGGCACAATTGATAAGGTTCGGCCAATGTACAGAGTTTTGCATATTCAGTTAACCTCCTAAAAACTCTCTAACTAATCACACATAGAAAATAAGGTATATATATGATATCCCTTTGCAGTTTTACCACCATAACTATTCCAGCAAGACTTACCGCTCTATGGTGGAAGTTAAAAGTTATATTAAGCATCACAGCGATCCACATAAAAATAATTCTATTACACTTGGAGACTCACAAGAAAGAAATCAGGTATGTGTGATCAAATAAAAGACTTTGGATATATGATTTTCTTGGGAGGCAAGTTCATACAATTCAATGGTTCTTTTGTATTTTGTTGCTCAGAATAATAATAGGCCTTTGCATGATGACGAAAACGTGACATCAAAAATAAACAACATATTGTCGAATTGGGACAAGGTATCCTTGTTTTTTTCCTTTCGCTATtaagatgctaattctcagataACAGGATCTAGCATATCACTGAATAGAATTTCTTAATAGCTGACTTACTATATAATGAAAGATAAATCAAATGAATATCAGCTGTAGCTACAAAATCATAAAGTTTCACTTACCggaaaggctgatcaaaagagaAATGCAAATGCATCTTGTTATAGGAAACCAATTAAACTTTGAGACGTCAAAAAGGTTTCTTTAGCGTCATTCTACATTATAAACAACACTAGAGCATCTGAATTAACTTTCCATCCTTCTGCATGCTAAAATTTAAAATGGATTCTATCATCAAACTTTTCGAGGTGGAATTTAGCATCATGCCCTTGGTGGAAATTCTATCTAAAGCATGAGAGGCCAACGCCCATTTTTCATCTTCTATACTTTTATTACAATACATAGGTGTCTAGTAATACCTGTGGTTTTGTTTCAAACTAGCTTATGGCAGCACGTTTGTGTTATAAACATAAGTAAAAGCTTCTAGTGTTCAATTCTAACTTTAAATTACATTTGTATCAACAGGAATATGCCAACTTTCAAGACATGGATGAGGTGCTTGTCGCTCTTTCTCAGTAACACCTCTTTGCATAGTTGTCAATACGTGTATAGATCTAGGCTCGCTTTTAGGATTGTAGTTAGAGATAGCAATAATAGCTACAGTTAATTTCGTTTATacaaatagcaattaaatatagtTATAAATAACTGAATTTTAGGTTTCTGTTAGGAAATGCAAGTAAAGTAGCATATATACTAGCGTATTTTATatgatataaatataaaaaataaattgtTTTCTTCTGTGTggttatttataaaatagccgccGCTTATTTATCAATATTCGTAATGTAGGAAATAGttaccttatcgctatttgtcgatattgccattaacaactatgtttCTCTGTGCATTTATTGTTTAATGGGATAACGATGTGGACAAATATTATCATTAACACAAAGCCATTTTTATTGAAATTTCGCTTGAACATAACTCAATTGCACCCACCAAAAACAATAATTGTGGACACAAGTTAAGCTTCCGGATTATATATACATTTCTTATCATTTTAGTACGGAGGCCTATTAAACTTCCTATTGGGATATGGTTCTGTAGGGACCTTTCTAAATATTATTGAAAAGGCATACGTGTATTAATGGTTTGACACGGTTAGATGTTTTGCAATTGTGAGATACAAATTTTTGGCTTCACCATAATGGTATCCTTAGAAATTCATGAATTGTTCCTATTTGGTTCAACAGAATTACCATATGCCGCTGCCTATTG
Above is a window of Helianthus annuus cultivar XRQ/B chromosome 14, HanXRQr2.0-SUNRISE, whole genome shotgun sequence DNA encoding:
- the LOC110905279 gene encoding uncharacterized protein LOC110905279 — translated: MASLNTLETMNCNGKKSHNPNHESTNINEEKQSYSATKVSQSNGDVNETVIASDDEYAIDANPISYSTPSMQRGRKRRALQKSIVIGTSSIKISLPEPERTEIEAMDAQWCTEGGEYLPMSKLLDGWTEEKRRRVDTGTIDKFYHHNYSSKTYRSMVEVKSYIKHHSDPHKNNSITLGDSQERNQNNNRPLHDDENVTSKINNILSNWDKEYANFQDMDENYHMPLPIEEDKKITEDMVQDYLLLGTQSTMEFINM